The following coding sequences lie in one Arachis stenosperma cultivar V10309 chromosome 5, arast.V10309.gnm1.PFL2, whole genome shotgun sequence genomic window:
- the LOC130980629 gene encoding uncharacterized mitochondrial protein AtMg00810-like, translated as MWALHDVSLFTRFTLTSSTYILVYVDDILVTGTSEAKIASLVSQLNNTFSLKNLGEMHYCLGIEVRRSPSNTIILYQTKYIKDLLQKAYMSASKPMPTPMISNLKLSATGDTIFNNLTLYRSIVGGPQYTTVTRPEITYDVNKVAQFL; from the coding sequence ATGTGGGCCTTACATGATGTGTCTTTGTTCACTAGGTTCACCCTAACCTCCTCTACCTATATTCTTGTCTATGTGGATGACATCCTTGTCACAGGAACCTCTGAGGCCAAAATCGCATCCCTTGTGTCACAGCTCAACAACACCTTTTCTCTCAAAAACCTTGGTGAAATGCATTATTGTTTGGGCATTGAAGTCAGGAGAAGTCCTTCTAACACCATCATCCTATACCAAACAAAATACATTAAAGACCTGTTACAAAAAGCTTATATGAGTGCTTCCAAGCCTATGCCTACACCCATGATCTCAAATTTGAAACTCTCTGCCACTGGAGATACCATCTTCAATAATCTGACGCTGTATAGATCCATAGTTGGTGGTCCCCAGTATACCACTGTCACAAGACCAGAAATTACCTATGATGTCAACAAAGTAGCTCAATTCCTCTAA
- the LOC130982767 gene encoding polygalacturonase 1 beta-like protein 3 has product MNKQLNFRWLFILILFLSTSPFLLSVSSDANGGGGATNPFTPKASLLRYWDKEIRNNVPKPNFLLSKASPLTAVDAAAFSKLAGSGGGIALSTRLPEFCAAANLLCFPDLGASLEKHDKDANFAGYGDKNFTNYGTSRPGGSDAFKKYSDDANIPVNDFRRYGRDSAGHSESFSSYATDGNVVDQSFHTYGSSAAGGGGDFRGYASGVNVPNLGFTSYSDHATGRTQSFNSYSENGNAGQQSFTSYGKNGNKPENTFTGYGTESNVVGSGFSNYAETANAGNDTFKGYGVNMNNPTNTFSNYASGGNGAVESFTTYREQSNVGADSFTSYAKGTNAAKVEFSNYGKSFNEGTDTFSGYGKGSTGKTEVGFTGYGVNNTFKDYTKDGMSFARYTNVSSGSGLDSSLVKTKDSGISGSLVNKWVEPGKFFREKMIKEGTVMPIPDIRDKMPKRSFLPRTILSKLPFSTSKIPELKQIFKASDNGSMEKMMRESLQECERVPSPGETKRCVGSMEDMIDFATSVLGRNIAVRSTLNVNGSKKNVLVGKVIGINGGRVTQSVSCHQSLFPYLLYYCHSVPKVRVYEADLLDPKSKDKVNHGVAICHLDTSAWSPTHGAFLSLGSGPGRIEVCHWIFENDMTWTIAD; this is encoded by the exons ATGAACAAACAACTCAATTTCCGCTGGCTCTTTATCCTAATCCTCTTCTTATCAACATCACCATTTCTTCTCAGT GTTTCCTCCGACGCGAACGGCGGAGGCGGCGCCACCAACCCATTCACCCCGAAGGCCTCTCTGCTTCGCTATTGGGACAAGGAGATCCGCAACAACGTCCCGAAGCCAAACTTCCTCCTCTCAAAGGCGTCCCCGTTAACCGCCGTAGACGCAGCCGCATTCTCAAAACTCGCCGGCTCCGGAGGCGGAATCGCACTCTCCACGCGCCTCCCGGAGTTCTGTGCCGCCGCGAACCTCCTCTGCTTCCCGGACCTTGGAGCCTCGCTGGAGAAGCACGACAAGGACGCCAACTTCGCCGGCTACGGAGACAAGAACTTCACCAACTACGGAACGAGTCGACCCGGTGGTTCCGACGCGTTCAAAAAGTACTCCGACGACGCCAACATCCCCGTTAACGACTTCCGCCGCTACGGCCGCGACTCCGCCGGCCATTCCGAGAGTTTCAGCAGCTACGCCACCGACGGCAATGTTGTCGACCAATCCTTCCACACCTACGGCTCCAGCGCCGCAGGAGGAGGCGGCGATTTCCGCGGCTATGCCTCCGGTGTCAACGTCCCTAACCTGGGGTTCACATCCTACTCTGATCACGCCACCGGAAGAACCCAATCCTTCAATTCATACTCAGAAAACGGCAATGCTGGACAACAATCCTTCACCTCTTATGGCAAAAACGGGAACAAACCCGAGAACACGTTCACAGGGTACGGAACTGAGTCCAACGTTGTCGGGTCCGGGTTCTCTAACTATGCTGAAACCGCCAACGCCGGCAACGACACGTTCAAAGGGTACGGCGTGAATATGAACAACCCAACCAACACTTTCTCAAACTACGCCAGCGGCGGAAATGGCGCCGTGGAGAGCTTCACCACCTACAGAGAGCAATCCAATGTGGGTGCAGATTCTTTCACCTCTTACGCCAAAGGCACCAACGCCGCCAAAGTGGAGTTCAGCAACTACGGAAAATCGTTCAACGAAGGAACTGACACGTTCTCAGGCTACGGAAAAGGTTCCACCGGAAAAACCGAGGTTGGGTTCACTGGCTATGGAGTCAACAACACCTTCAAGGATTACACAAAAGACGGAATGTCATTCGCGAGGTACACAAATGTGAGTTCTGGTTCTGGTTTGGATTCTTCTCTAGTGAAAACGAAGGATTCTGGTATCAGTGGCAGTTTGGTAAATAAGTGGGTAGAACCGGGCAAATTCTTCAGAGAGAAGATGATAAAAGAAGGTACCGTGATGCCCATCCCTGACATTAGGGATAAAATGCCTAAAAGGTCGTTTTTGCCCCGGACCATATTGTCGAAACTACCCTTCTCTACTTCTAAGATCCCTGAACTGAAGCAGATTTTCAAAGCCTCAGACAACGGTTCcatggagaagatgatgagAGAGTCATTGCAAGAGTGCGAGAGGGTCCCATCGCCCGGGGAAACGAAACGGTGCGTTGGATCGATGGAGGACATGATCGACTTTGCAACTTCGGTTTTGGGTCGGAACATTGCGGTTCGGTCAACCCTGAACGTAAACGGGTCGAAGAAGAATGTGTTGGTGGGTAAGGTTATTGGGATCAATGGTGGAAGGGTCACGCAGTCTGTGTCGTGTCATCAAAGTTTGTTTCCTTATTTGTTGTATTATTGTCATTCGGTTCCGAAGGTCCGGGTTTACGAAGCGGATCTACTTGACCCGAAAAGTAAGGATAAGGTTAACCACGGTGTTGCTATTTGTCACTTGGATACCTCGGCTTGGAGCCCCACTCATGGTGCATTCCTTTCTCTTGGGTCGGGTCCGGGTCGGATTGAAGTTTGTCATTGGATCTTTGAGAATGACATGACTTGGACCATTGCTGATTGA